Below is a window of Populus alba chromosome 2, ASM523922v2, whole genome shotgun sequence DNA.
TCATGGAATAATtttgattaactttttttttttaattaaaatagatattgatataaaatgttatgatttggattttaaaaaaatatatattaaatgaattattattttattattaatgcattaattattttatcgaaacatttttattagaagcatgttttttaaaattaaagtaaaaatatttaaaataaatattttaatttattttttagtaattcaaaataaatacaaaaaaaatacatatcttCAATCTAAACTACATTTCTTTATCAatgcttcttttgttttaatgtaaaCTTGCCTTTTATATTagaagtattatttttaaataaaaaaaattatttttgttttttattgaatattcaaaatcacaaattgttttttaaaaattgcatattaggtttatatataataatgcacaaaataaatattaatattataaaaaatactataatcttatttgaaaacataGATAAAATTGAATGGTATTGAGTGAAATAATATCTTcagtataattttaattattttatttgtaatgaaTTGTGATTAAgatctaagaaaaaaactaaagggcTATAAAGAAAAGGCCAAGTGTCAAGGCTTGGAAGGTTCGACTCGTGTGCCAAGCCTAATACAAAGTAGCTCTGGCATTTTTGGCCTACAAGGCTAAGCCCGTGCATATTAATCCTTGTAGGCCACAAATGccagagagtttttttttttttttttttcaataggatggggaataaaaaaacaagacatcatctttagtaataaaaagaaatcatattattatgatatataaaGCATAACAAATACTCTTAATATGTTGACATAATTTATCCGCATTTAAGTTCCctattcaattttgatatattgtaGAATGAATGGCAATACTCTTAATTCATGCTCTTTCTTATAAATACCATAAAACTGGTCAccaatcaaatgatttttatttttaaaaaatcaatttccaacaaaataaattgaaataaaaaaaaagataaaattaagattaatgtgaccaaaacattatttttcttgtaactacatttacatttacatttacaaaataaatttaaattttttatagtatCTTTTGATGCAAAGacaaagatgagaaaaaaaatttggatagGTAGCAATACTTAGAAGTGAcgttaaataatttgatttgttcTAACAAGGGTGTTTTGAGAAAtgagaatttaaattaaaaaaaagatacaatatCTAATAAATCATGATTGAAGTAAATAGATTAATAGCCAATTTGTTCACAAATAAATGTCAAAATATAGAAACtaaatataaatgtttgtttttaaattaatgtagagttttgttattgttttagaatacaaaagacaaaaataattgagatataaaaaataaaacagaacaaaagattaacaaaaacataattgtatttaataatcatatatatatatatatatatataataaatatcttttattttatttggtgatATATAAAGCAAGGGAAAGAAAACTAGATGTGTAAAGATAAAATGGAAAAGGTaggaaaaaccaaaaatcaGGCATGGGCCTGAAGCCAAGCCCAATTTAGAAAATGATTCCTTCTCTGCTTCTTTGTCGTCTCATTCTCTTGCTCTGTCATGTAAGATCAAGTGAGAAATCAATGTCCTCCATCACAATGGTCGACTTTTATAAGTAATATTGGCCTGGCCTAGCAATTGTCATATTATAATGTCAGTATCTTGATAATAAAACTAAGTGAGATACTTGACTGATCAAAATTTTATAAGTAAAGAtactcaaataataaaaaaaaaaaaacagagtagatacttaaatattaaaaaatcataaagtattGGTATTTAATATGCCATTACATCTTAttgaaattagtaaaaaaaaaaaaaaaaaaggaccgaaattcatatatttaaatgGACTAACATGTTTGTCTCATCCATATGTAACATTACTTTATTTTTGTGGAAAAAACCTATTTGGccaatgatgaattttttacatGTGTAGAAATACAAATTCAACCTGCAAATAACATGAGTCTACGCGTTGCTTGCTACTTCATCCATCTTGCAATCCTACGTgttgtttcattttattatgattattgtcaacattatttttacttggtatttttctaattatttttattattttgttttgttccgCTAACTTTTGTTTATTTGCAAATTTCTTAGAGAAAAAACAGAATGGATCCTAGgctagatattatttttaaatgcacGGTGTAGTCTGTGGATGTGGGCTTAAGGTTCATATCtttattatcttgaattttatgttaagagtttttaaatttgtattttatttatatagtttgACATGTGGATTGGGCCCTAAGAAATTCAAATCCAAATTGACTCCGTATTTTCTTGGGTATGAACCATTGATTTAATAATGGGTTTCAAGATCAAATTTCTTCCTTGCCCGATGTATTTTTATGGCCCATGACTTCTTAAGTGagagattaagatttttttttttaagtttttaaatcatCTTAACTAGGAATGGTTAGAAAATCGAcacataattttatctttttattaatatagatatttaggAAAACTTTCATCTAACtcaacaatatataattaaaatgaagatATAATTGGACTGAGTAATGatagtataattttattttatatattgtcTATCGACAATCTGGATAATTTGtttattctatttatatttgCAGGAAATTAGTGATTTTTAGCTTCCAAATAACACAACATagtgattaataataaaattataaatttgaaccAACAAATGTTTCAAAAGTGTCCAATTCTTTTTGCAACCCGATCAATGGCGTGAGCAATCAATGTTTAAGCGAACGTAATCTACCAATATTATAAACAGAAGCACTATATTTAATTCATAACCATATAAATTTGACATGACACAAGAATTACGTATggtgttaatatattttaattttaatcaataaaattttcatctaTTAAAAAATCGAACACATACACTGGGTCCTTGTTGCTTGCCAtgtatgaaagaaaaaagaaaaaaaataataatattgagtTGAAAAGGAGAATCatgagaaattttttaaaacaattaatttgaatttcaattGCTTAGCATAGGtttattgtaaattatttttaattaaaccaatttaaaactcatataataaattttagtttaagACTAGTTATTTCACCCACACTTTGCCACAaatcaaataatgtttttggtaaaaaaataaatatgctagcttataaaatatgtttaagaaaaaaattctaattacaaataaaaaacctatgcaagcatttaataaaatacatcGAGAACTATATgtgctaataaataaaaaaataaaaaaaagtattaatatgtCTATTCAACTCGTCTCATTGcacatcaaataattttttttaatgcaaaatagctaatatatatgtgttattaacatattttttgacattgagtaaaaaatataaccatGAATCACAAAATTGATActtacatataatataataaggaTCATATGcgttaataaaaacatataagattTCAAACTGATTTTTAACATAGTAGAATAATGGAATAATGTTATAATTGCTACAGtgaaatactatttttttagtcttttgtataataatttttcagaaaagaagtgaaaaaaaaattaaaacaaatacaaacgaataaatataagaacaaaaaaaaatgatataaacaGATAAATTGTAGAGTGATAAGTATTTaaagtgtaaaaaaataaaacataatatttttccaaaaacaaaatgtaaataaaaaaagaaaaaactaaaaaaatattacaagaaaaTGAAGATAAGAAGATAAATGGTGATAAATAAGCAAagtgtaaaatgaaaaaaaaaaattccaagtatatagaaaaaaaaaagaagaaaaacttgttttctaaaaaacaaaatctaaaaattataatttttcctcTATAAGAAAAcatcatttgtttttagtatCGTATAATACTaatgcatattaaaattatctcttGATAAGatataaaagcaagaaaaaaaaaccatcttttTGTATAGTTTATGATAATATCGGTCTTATTATTTTAagctctatattttttaataaaattatgtaatCAGGCAATACAATAGTAGATCAAGaatgattaaatatttaaatttaaaaaggattgagaaataaaatatatttttgaaacttttattatcttttgattttatttttagaatagaaAAATTCTAAATCTTATTTCAatcattaaaaaaccaaaaattgatATCAAGTTGAAAAAATGCTATAAAGTTATACAAAATTtgagttaaatatttttcacaGATACGAGATATATTACTATTTATattcaaacacaataaaatctatataaaaaaagatagttattataattatgacaatACACAAACAAGATTTtgataaatcatcaaaatattgattatatataaataattaaaaaacaaattatatcacATGCGTCGTGCTACGGGGCATACAATTTGTTATCTCCTATTTCAAGAGTTGAGAAATAAATGTTCAACCAATTCCTTGTAAAATAAACGGAAATGAAAGATATAAGAGTAAAGGCTCTCCAATTTGGAAGTTCCTTGATATAAAGGAATCTGCTCTCATGCTAATTGAGCATTACGTTGGAAAACTAAGTATGGTTTTGAAATGTGGGCCaccttgtattttaaaaaaattaaaaaaaggaaatttttcactaaaaattaatttttttatgttttcggaTCGTTTTGatgatcttaaaataattttttaaaaataaaaaatacatcattttgatatatttttaaacaaaaattattttaaaaaacatctgcAACAACACTTTAAAACAGGAACAGAAGCTGAAATGAAGCAATGAGACAAAGGATGCCAAAAAAACAAGTGCTGAGCACTTCAGCCATGGTTAAAACATAAACTAACAAAATGGTTTGTTGATTTGGAAAAGGATAAAAACTTTAGAGACATGTGTTTGTCCCAAGTAATGTTCCTCTCCATCATCCAAATATATGCTTACTGTCACGCACAAGTTGCCAATTCAAGACATGCATCACAACGTCAAGATCCGTTAACAAATCAAAGCCTGTTAATGTGTTGAAAACCAAACATCCAACGTTCAGGAAATCcgaaaaagtaaaagaaaacctGGAAAACACACATGCATACCcaaccattgaaaaaaaaaaaaaaaaaaacccaaatccatTTCTCGCAAATTAGATCGTCACTGAGAGCTCATATGGTAGGACCTGCAACACAAGTAACGGTAAGTGAAATGATAGCATGTCACGTTGCAAATTGTTAAGACACAAGCAATTGCAATGCTACAAATCGTAATAATGTAATGATGGATTGTTTACGTAATACATGATGGAAATGTTGCCTGTGTGTATGCCCTACCTGTCTTTTGGCAAGCGTCGCTAGCCCAGTCAAGATATTATTACACTGGGCCAGAGGTGGACTCAATTTGAGAAGGAGAATTGTTTGATCAATGCCACTCACAACAAAGCTAATTGGAACGTTTTTATTTGACGGCTTCCTCATTGGATTTATGTCTAGAGAGTTTTCTTAGGAGGAACCCCATTACCCTAGTGATGATCGCTACCATAATGACAGGGACGCCAGCCTCATCTCTCTCCCGTCCACCCACCTTGACCTGACCTTGCATTCCACTAAGGTAAGTCCTAGTAGAACAGGTTATTCAGCACGTGCAAATTTAGATGACCAAGAAAATTTAGAAGATGCATCGTCGCTGTCGTGTTAATTGAAGCTCTGATACTGCGGTGCGTTTAGTATATGAACATAATATGCCAAGAACACAGCATACATAAGGCAGTATATGGTAGATCAGCCTGTGATTTATGTGgcgtgatttttttattgctaaatgATATCAAATTACACAAAAAGATACAGAATCTGGGCCACTCTGAAAATGGAGATTAGGTCCCCTATCTAACAGAATTAGATAATCTGGTGGTCATGCTGTTAAAAACAATGTAGCCAATGATTGGGAGTTTAAGCATATTGTAATTATCTATTGTGCTAAAATGATTTATATACAACTTGACAGGTTAATTTTTGTAAGTCGTGTCTTGAAGTTAACATGATCATCTGTGCACAGATTCATTGGATGCATGTCACGTAATGCATACATGCCTTAATTATTTTGTCTTTATAGTTTAAATAGACATGAATGTGACGATTAAGCGAGCATGGATTAATtacttaattgataaaattatttgacattATTCTGTCAGATGAAAGAGCACTAATGATTTTGGCCTTCTATAGACACTAACAATCACACAATTGCTGATATTAGAGATATGAGAAAACCAAATAGTTTTTTGATacttcaaacctttttttttttttttttgctgggaAAGAATAGGCAGAGAACGAGTACCTGATGGGGCTTGAAGCAGAGAAACagatttggatttatttatttcccttgctaatatgaacaTCCATAATGCCAGACTTATTTTGATTGTCTGTTTTATTTCCCTTCCAATCAAATTCTGGGTGAATTTTTCTCTTCAACATTCTCCTCATCAACTGAAAATCacagaattaattaattgttactTAAATATACCTTGAAGAAAAGTGTGTCACTCCATGAGATGAGTATACTTACTTGGTTGAATTTCTTGATTGGACGTGAATCCTCTACAACGTGAGGACGTATGAGCTTCTTGGCAAAAGAGAGGCCACTCTTGGCACGAGCAACCGGCTTTTTATTCCCTGGTTCAGTCTCAACTTCAACAGAATCCGGCTTCCTTTTCATGTCAGAATCTTCCAAGAACAGTTCTGCCAGTGTTATtctttctcctttgttttttctttgttcatgCTCAGCGATGGTAGTAGAGTTGGTTATGACATCATAATGCAGAGAATCTGATCCAATTTCCTCAAAACTGTGGTCAAATGTTGTATATACCAAAGGGTTcacttcttcatcttcaacattgtcatcataataataatcatcatcaaCTGAGTATTGTTCtatttccctttcttcttcttttccttcgtcttcctcctcctcttgaCCTTCTTCGTCACTTTCCAAAATGAAATACTGATCATTTTGTTGGTTAAAAGGTATTAAAGGGTCAAGACCTAAGGTGCCAATTGTCAAAATTCCATCTTTCCAACCATCAAGCACATCCACCAGGGCTACTTGTTTCAGCAATGCTTGCTTGTCAGCCTCTTTTGTAATGGATTCAGCCTTCTTCACATTTCCAGCGAGCCCATCTGTTCAAAACAATTCCCTCATCCGTTTAACTGAGACAATTATATAAACAACACTTAACAAGTGTGGTACAAagtaataatagtaaataataattttaattttaatgcttTTGCTCAGCAGAACAAGTCGCCCTAAACGAAGTGTtgataatgattgttttgtaactcaaacttgataaaaataGTAGGCAAACTAAAATCAACAAGGCACTCATATATTAAGGACACAAtgattataatacaaaaaaagcATAAGATCGAGCCAATGGGACTTTTCTaccatttaaaaattcattttgttctAATATATTAGTTTAGACGGCGACTCAATCACGAATATCAAACCTTTGATGGTGCCATGATGAAACCTCCTCTGCACCCAGTTGAAGATCTGTTTGcaagaaacaaaaatgttagTAACCAAAAGATCATCACAAGAAAAGGTGTAGAGAGTGAGAGTAGACGATCAGCGGCCTGGCCATAAAAAGGCATCAAAATACATTTAAGGTGAGAAATTCTGATAACGTTCTCTACTTCTAACCTTCATGCTCATCACAACAAGTTCTTGGCGAGGGAATTGGGACAGAGGAAATGTCAAAGTGAGGGAAATGATTTTGGAGAAAGAATTAAAAAGCTGTGTCCAAGAGTAGTGGGCCCTAGTATATAGCCTGTGTTTTAGGGTGCATGGCATGTTTGAGGATCGACAATGTTAGGTCTTTGTGACATGTTCGACGTGTCAAAATTTTCGAAGTGATGTCCATTGTCTAGAAAATGTATCCCTCTTTGTTGCATGTTAGCAACAGATACAGAGGTCTAGCAAAGGGCTTCCAATTCTTTCACCAACTCTACCTAGTCTCTTTTGCCTTGTTAACATCTCAACCTCGTCTTCTTGATCTGTCTTCTCTTTAGCTATCCAGTAAACTTGTTGATACTTGCCAGCTGCTATTAAGAAACTGAAGTGAGGAATGAGTCGTGCGTTTGTGCCCTGTTGTAAATGTGAGCTCGTCCGAGGAAAATAGTTGGTCAAGTAACTATTCCACTGTATTGTTTTAAGGTAATAACTAGTAACGGCTGGGGTAATGATCAATTTAGggaaatgctttcttttttagtCATCAAGTTCAAACCTAAAACCAGCAATTGATTTGTCGAGGTGGTGAAAGCGGCCTCTATCCTAGAAAGAATTAGAGCATAAGTTCAATCTCCCGGAAACATATTTATTAGGAGGGGTTTCATCTTCATGTTTCCGGTCCGAAGAGAGATTAGTCTCGTGCTAACTAGGCTTGGAATACCCTTGGTTagaccccaaaaaaaaaaaagagtccaaACCTAAAAGATAAACCTCTCATAAATCTCACTTATCATGAAGTTGATCCACATGGAAAGGTGGAGTTTACCAAATTAGAGAAGTGAATTTAGTTTTGGTAAATTACATATATATGGTGAGATGGTGAGATTTTTAACACATTAGAGGGGCTCTCTTTTCCCATGTGAGAGTTCAGTCACTGTAGTATTCAGGATGATGTCTAGCGGGAAATACGGTACCACTTTTCTTTGCCTTTGTATTTACCTTTTCGCCTTTGTCTCttatgaaagatttttttttttttaagtgggtATTCTTACCATTCatatatatcttgattaattatatgaattttaagattaatattcacataagtttttaataattttaagatttataaaatttaaatccgatatataatttttaaggaataaatataaaacttaatatCAGTTGAGCTACTTGTATCAAACGTTTCTTTGAATTGAAAAGAGGAGAAACTCATGTTCCGCGAGGACAGATATAGAATAACACGACTCCAGAAATTACGCTTTCGCATGGATGGAGCAAATGTCATTGTAAGTAAAAGAACAGTCTCCTTAAACTCCCTTTCTCGCCGCTTCACTTTCCACCACCCTATCCAACACCGCAGTCAACTAGCTCTTTTGTTTCTATTATCTAGAGTGGGTGACACCTATATTAATTGGAAATTCACTTAACATTTTCCCAAGCAATCGCCGTCATGCTATAAACATAGAGAGATTAAGTCAGTTCAAAGTACTCTGTACAGAAGAGACTAGCAGCAGGGGGGGGGGTTGCCATGGTGTAACccaatagagaaaaaaaagaagctgcaGTGATATCTATGATTTATGAAGACGAAAGTATCTTTGGACACAAAAATATCTCTTATCCAACGGGCAGTAGACGACACCCCTCTCTCCATCGGAGCAAGGCATTTCATAGGTGGGAAAATTAAGTTAGGCCTCCGATtgcacaaataattaaatatcctTTTTGCAACGCCCAAAAATTGCAAAACTTCTTGTCCGTAAGGGCCTAGGAAAGTTGAAAGAAACAGTTGGATTCAGCTGTGCCAATCTGGAAGGCTGGAAAGCTAGAAATACAGACACAATTGCAATGCTTGTGCTTCTAAGTTTATGCAGTCCTACTGTGTCATAGCCCCAGTTGGGCTTCCACATGGGAGCTGCGACTCTGCCCAGTCATCCAAGCGGACCGGATGAGAACTGTAACTACCCATGACTGATGTTGACTCAATTAGACGATATACAATGATGTCCGAATGCTAGTCAAATCTCAATAATTTCAGCCCACATGTTTTCTTACTCGTAGAAGCCCCTATCTTTATACCCTTTTAACtccttaattttgaattaaattccTCATCTCAAATCCGATAAAGGTGACGTGTCACATACTTCATAGAATCATACTTAAATCTTTATTATTCTCTTAAGCGGGCGCACTTAAGTATTAGGTGGGCTGTTGCCCATGTGAAAAAATTAATGCCAATCTAATATGTCAATAGTTCCAATCAATAAGAAAGTAACCCATGCTTTTCGTCCCAAATAAAATACCAAGAGAAGCAAGCAAAGGGGCTACCACTATAAGTGCACAAAGTTAGTCATAAGGAAACCTCCAAATTATTTCTAACCTCCGACTCATTAAACTTTGATGGCTTGCTTGCTTGTTTTGTTTAGCTTGTTTTTTTCGTGgtgttattcttttaattttgtcataaaaaatctaataacccactttttctttgtttttttacataaaacctaatataaataattaattggttgtttttct
It encodes the following:
- the LOC118063521 gene encoding protein TILLER ANGLE CONTROL 1, producing MPCTLKHRLYTRAHYSWTQLFNSFSKIISLTLTFPLSQFPRQELVVMSMKIFNWVQRRFHHGTIKDGLAGNVKKAESITKEADKQALLKQVALVDVLDGWKDGILTIGTLGLDPLIPFNQQNDQYFILESDEEGQEEEEDEGKEEEREIEQYSVDDDYYYDDNVEDEEVNPLVYTTFDHSFEEIGSDSLHYDVITNSTTIAEHEQRKNKGERITLAELFLEDSDMKRKPDSVEVETEPGNKKPVARAKSGLSFAKKLIRPHVVEDSRPIKKFNQLMRRMLKRKIHPEFDWKGNKTDNQNKSGIMDVHISKGNK